In Planctomycetota bacterium, the following are encoded in one genomic region:
- the ruvX gene encoding Holliday junction resolvase RuvX: MKVLAVDLGGRRTGLAISDPEGRLAMALPTLEDATAEDVARVAEEHQAEEVLVGLPLNMDGTVGPSARRAMDFAEELRTRVRVPVVLWDERLSSAEGHARL, encoded by the coding sequence GCGGCGCACGGGGCTGGCGATCAGCGATCCGGAGGGGCGCCTGGCGATGGCGCTTCCGACGCTCGAGGACGCCACCGCCGAGGACGTCGCCCGCGTGGCCGAGGAGCATCAGGCGGAGGAGGTCCTCGTGGGGCTGCCGCTCAACATGGACGGCACGGTGGGGCCGAGCGCCCGGCGGGCGATGGACTTCGCCGAGGAGCTCCGGACGCGCGTGAGGGTGCCGGTCGTTCTCTGGGACGAGCGCCTCTCGAGCGCCGAGGGGCACGCGCGCCTGC